Proteins co-encoded in one Thamnophis elegans isolate rThaEle1 chromosome 1, rThaEle1.pri, whole genome shotgun sequence genomic window:
- the LINGO3 gene encoding leucine-rich repeat and immunoglobulin-like domain-containing nogo receptor-interacting protein 3, with amino-acid sequence MRCGFLLLASCCSLLSVAPGWACPARCECTPQLKSVSCHRKRLTSVPEGIPTETRILELNKNRIRCLNAGELSSFPMLEELDFSENVISSVEPGAFGNLFNLQVLRLRRNQLKLIPAGVFHKLANLSLLDLSENKIVILLDFAFQDLVSLKHLEVGDNDLVYISRKAFSGLLSLRELTIEKCNLTDLSAESLSRLQSLEALRLRHLGIGLLEDQNFRRLGRLRLLEIDNWPLLEDISPNAFQGLNLTSLSVTFTNITAVPTAALRSLGHLAYLNLSYNPIGTVPRGSFRELTRLRELHLVGALLVSVEPQALSGLRQIRLLNLSNNLLPTLEESTFHSVNTLETLRLDQNPLVCDCRLLWILQRRKTLNFDGQPPMCSSPLEIQGDALHGFPDSVLFEYFACQKPKIRNRHLQRVTAHEGQAVSFQCQAEGEPTPSISWVSPQHRMITSKSSGRATVSPGGTLAIRYAQVQDSGTYICIASNTAGNDTYFAILTVKGPSADGIPDANRTSLLGEFNETSHNDSRVFIKFTLDLKTILVSTAMGCITFLGVVLFCFLLLFVWSRGRGQHKNNFAGEYSFRKVDGPTAASGQGGARKFNMKMI; translated from the coding sequence ATGCGATGTGGCTTTCTCCTCCTGGCCTCCTGCTGCTCCCTCCTGAGCGTTGCCCCGGGGTGGGCCTGCCCGGCGCGCTGCGAGTGCACCCCTCAGCTCAAGTCCGTCTCCTGCCATCGGAAACGCCTGACGTCCGTCCCGGAGGGAATCCCGACCGAGACGCGGATCCTGGAGCTGAACAAGAACCGCATCCGCTGCTTGAACGCGGGCGAGCTCTCCTCCTTCCCCATGCTGGAAGAGCTGGACTTCAGCGAGAACGTCATCTCCAGCGTGGAGCCCGGGGCCTTCGGCAACCTCTTCAACCTGCAAGTCCTGCGGCTTCGGCGCAACCAGCTCAAGCTGATCCCGGCGGGAGTCTTCCACAAACTGGCCAACCTGAGCCTGCTGGACCTCAGCGAGAACAAGATCGTCATCCTCCTGGACTTCGCCTTCCAAGACCTGGTGAGCCTGAAGCACCTGGAGGTCGGGGACAACGACCTGGTCTACATCTCCCGAAAGGCCTTCTCCGGCCTGCTCAGCCTCCGGGAGCTGACCATCGAGAAGTGCAACCTGACGGACCTCTCGGCCGAGTCCCTCTCTCGCCTGCAAAGCCTGGAGGCCCTGCGGCTCAGGCACCTCGGCATCGGCCTGCTGGAGGACCAGAACTTCCGGAGGCTCGGCCGCCTGCGGCTTCTGGAAATCGACAACTGGCCGTTGCTGGAGGACATTTCGCCCAATGCCTTCCAGGGCCTCAACCTCACCTCCCTCTCCGTCACCTTCACCAACATCACGGCCGTGCCGACCGCAGCCCTGAGGAGCCTGGGGCACCTGGCCTACCTCAACCTCTCCTACAACCCCATCGGCACCGTGCCGAGGGGCTCCTTCCGGGAGCTCACCCGTCTGAGGGAGCTGCACCTGGTGGGCGCCCTGCTGGTCTCCGTGGAGCCCCAGGCGCTGTCCGGGCTGAGGCAGATCCGCCTCCTGAACCTCTCCAACAATCTCCTGCCCACGCTGGAAGAGAGCACCTTCCACTCCGTCAACACCCTGGAAACCCTCCGGCTGGACCAGAACCCCCTGGTCTGCGACTGCCGCCTGCTCTGGATCCTCCAGCGCCGGAAGACGCTGAACTTCGATGGGCAGCCGCCCATGTGCTCCTCGCCCCTGGAGATCCAGGGCGACGCCCTGCACGGCTTCCCAGACTCCGTCCTCTTCGAGTACTtcgcctgccaaaagcccaaaaTCCGGAACCGCCACCTCCAGCGTGTGACAGCCCACGAGGGGCAGGCGGTGTCCTTCCAGTGCCAGGCCGAGGGGGAGCCCACGCCCTCCATCAGCTGGGTCTCTCCTCAGCATCGGATGATCACCTCCAAGAGCTCGGGCCGGGCCACCGTGTCGCCCGGCGGGACGCTGGCAATCCGCTACGCCCAGGTGCAGGACAGCGGCACCTACATTTGCATCGCCAGCAACACTGCCGGCAACGACACCTACTTTGCCATACTGACCGTCAAAGGGCCCTCCGCCGACGGCATCCCGGACGCCAACCGGACATCGTTGCTGGGCGAGTTCAACGAGACTTCCCACAACGACAGCCGGGTCTTCATCAAGTTCACCCTGGACCTCAAGACCATCCTGGTGTCCACGGCCATGGGCTGCATCACCTTCCTGGGGGTGGTGCTCTTCTGCTTCCTGCTCCTCTTCGTCTGGAGCCGGGGCCGGGGGCAGCACAAGAACAACTTTGCTGGGGAGTATTCCTTCCGCAAGGTGGACGGCCCCACCGCGGCCTCCGGGCAGGGGGGAGCCAGGAAGTTCAACATGAAGATGATCTGA